The following are encoded together in the Diabrotica undecimpunctata isolate CICGRU chromosome 7, icDiaUnde3, whole genome shotgun sequence genome:
- the LOC140446266 gene encoding uncharacterized protein — MAKLRFEFTVKSLQTDTKTNIITITTIENEENEIFAMPHDMQNISYHEKIQTTAAFQKVKRALTKRGTTRKVWIADENILQVYMDKDGNIQFNDFLLEQQDIQRKESLTSTTGIPLDALEQILERVTKSNEKQCIESFNKNKISEQFVIEKFTGKNVNVLQWMETFENECTRLQIDQNTEKIELLRLFLEGSCVDWYRSMLIKYSINSNWDEWKNKFCDTYADKGWTPVRYAFQFKYKNGSLLEYALKKERLILQINKSLDKKSMIDLIAIGLPNYIADRIDRDTLKETEDLFNEIRGLEHLIKIKTSKTNKKCYFEKKQACKICEKEGKGLRYHLESSCWFRSKRDISKNQQVRTVNNHKLEIELNETNPKNC; from the coding sequence atggCAAAACTGAGATTTGAATTTACTGTTAAATCATTGCAAACAGAtactaaaacaaatattattaccATAACCACAATTGAGaatgaagaaaatgaaatttttgcaATGCCCCATGATATGCAAAATATTTCCTATCATGAAAAAATCCAGACGACAGCAGCTTTTCAGAAAGTAAAAAGGGCTCTAACAAAACGGGGTACTACAAGAAAAGTTTGGATTGCAGATGAAAATATTTTACAAGTTTATATGGATAAAGATGGGAATATACAATTCAATGATTTTCTTTTAGAACAACAAGATATTCAAAGGAAAGAATCTCTAACATCCACAACTGGTATCCCACTAGATGCATTAGAACAGATCTTGGAGAGAGTTAcaaaatcaaatgaaaaacaatgtattgaatcctttaataaaaacaaaatatccgAACAATTTGTGATAGAAAAATTTACAGGTAAAAATGTGAACGTTTTACAATGGATGGAAACATTTGAAAATGAGTGCACAAGATTACAAATCGatcaaaatacagaaaaaattgaACTTCTAAGATTATTTTTAGAAGGATCATGTGTGGATTGGTATAGGTCAATGcttataaaatattcaataaattctaATTGGGATGAATGGAAAAACAAATTTTGTGACACATATGCAGACAAAGGGTGGACTCCAGTGAGGTATGCTTTTCAgttcaaatacaaaaatggttCCTTATTAGAATATGCTCTTAAAAAGGAAAGACTCATACTACAAATAAACAAATCATTAGATAAAAAAAGTATGATTGATTTAATAGCTATTGGACTTCCAAATTATATAGCTGATAGAATTGATCGAGACACTTTGAAAGAAACAGAAGATCTCTTCAATGAAATTAGAGGTTTAGAACacttaattaaaattaagacttcaaaaacaaacaaaaaatgttaCTTTGAGAAAAAACAAGCCTGCAAAATTTGTGAAAAAGAAGGAAAAGGTTTACGCTACCACCTGGAATCAAGTTGCTGGTTCAGAAGCAAAAGAGATATTTCAAAAAATCAGCAGGTAAGAACTGTCAACAACCATAAATTAGAAATAGAATTAAATGAAACAAATCCAAAAAACTGTTAA